A single Streptomyces sp. Edi2 DNA region contains:
- a CDS encoding carboxyl transferase domain-containing protein, with the protein MTTTTTGRAGHETPAAVSAPPDGPLGWSGYDDARARARTLTGEEESVVTALATIGGRESVVLSFEFRYLGGSLGERTGDRLEAAYTHARERGLPVVSLIATGGSRMQEGMRALTQLQRVARQSALNRAAGLPQIAVLRDPTTGGGWATLGAAADVILALPGAQVGFAGSRVRPPDADPFAYSAEGQFASGQIDAVVLPDQLRSTLQRWMHLLVPPPESRPRTVEPAPPPYALGATGLPETGWGAVVRAREPGRPRAEAYLRAYFDDHEEISGDRCGGVDPGIRCGFGRREGRTIAFAAQCGTATRPAGFRTAARLVRLADRLGIPVLTLVDTPGAANDAEAERAGAGAAIADVFAALATAEVPVTSLLIGEGGSGGALALAAPGRLWATPDSYFSVIAPELAAAILKRDETQIHDTADQLRIRPQDLLELGVIQGIVPPP; encoded by the coding sequence ATGACGACCACGACGACCGGTCGCGCCGGCCACGAAACGCCGGCTGCGGTATCGGCCCCGCCGGACGGCCCGCTCGGCTGGAGCGGGTACGACGATGCCCGGGCCCGTGCGCGCACACTGACCGGCGAGGAGGAGTCGGTGGTCACCGCCCTGGCCACCATAGGCGGCAGGGAAAGCGTCGTGCTCTCCTTCGAGTTCCGCTATCTGGGCGGCTCCCTCGGCGAGCGCACCGGCGACCGCCTGGAGGCCGCCTACACGCACGCCCGCGAGCGCGGTCTGCCGGTCGTTTCGCTGATCGCCACGGGCGGCAGCCGGATGCAGGAGGGCATGCGTGCGCTGACCCAACTCCAGCGCGTGGCCCGGCAGTCGGCGCTGAACCGCGCCGCGGGGCTGCCGCAGATCGCTGTGCTGCGCGACCCGACGACCGGCGGCGGCTGGGCCACCCTCGGCGCGGCCGCCGATGTGATCCTCGCGCTGCCCGGGGCACAGGTCGGCTTCGCGGGCTCGCGGGTGCGCCCGCCGGACGCCGACCCGTTCGCCTACTCCGCCGAGGGGCAGTTCGCCTCCGGCCAGATCGATGCCGTCGTGCTCCCGGATCAGCTGCGGAGCACGCTCCAGCGGTGGATGCACCTGCTGGTCCCGCCCCCGGAGTCCCGCCCGCGGACCGTGGAGCCCGCGCCTCCGCCGTACGCCCTCGGGGCCACCGGGCTGCCGGAGACCGGCTGGGGTGCGGTGGTCCGCGCCCGCGAGCCCGGGCGTCCGCGTGCCGAGGCGTATCTGCGCGCGTACTTCGACGACCACGAGGAGATCAGCGGCGACCGCTGTGGCGGCGTCGACCCCGGGATACGGTGCGGTTTCGGCCGCCGTGAGGGGCGCACGATCGCCTTCGCCGCCCAATGTGGCACGGCCACCCGCCCGGCCGGCTTCCGTACCGCCGCGCGTCTGGTCCGGCTCGCCGACCGGCTGGGCATCCCGGTCCTCACCCTCGTGGACACGCCGGGCGCCGCCAATGATGCCGAGGCCGAGCGGGCCGGCGCCGGCGCGGCCATCGCCGATGTCTTCGCGGCGCTCGCCACGGCCGAGGTCCCGGTCACCTCTCTGCTGATCGGTGAGGGCGGTTCGGGCGGCGCACTGGCGCTTGCCGCACCGGGGCGGCTGTGGGCGACTCCGGACAGCTACTTCTCCGTGATCGCCCCCGAGCTGGCCGCGGCCATCCTCAAACGCGACGAGACGCAGATCCACGACACCGCCGACCAACTCCGCATCCGCCCGCAGGACTTGCTGGAACTGGGCGTCATTCAGGGCATCGTCCCACCGCCCTGA
- a CDS encoding prolyl oligopeptidase family serine peptidase: MDFPRQFARSRRFSLGVPRHFTLSPDGSRVLFVRTVSGTDPVGRLWQYEDGAERLLADPALLVGAGTGAVPEEERLRRERARERSVGVVSYATDSAARVVAFALSGALWAVRTDGGAPFSVPAAGPVVDPRPSPDGRLIAYVSRRCFHVVDLNGADRRLAAAEGPDVSYGLAEYVAAESMHRMRGYWWAPDSRHVLVARVDTSPVQRRYIGDPADPTKAPRAIPYPAAGTPNAEVTLQILSLEGERVDVEWDRTAYEYLVDAGWDAHGPYLAVQSRDQRSVRTLSVDPATGATAVLHERTDPAWVELVDGTPARTASGALVLPEDDGDTRYLTVGGQRVTPEGLQLCAVLGVEGERVLFTASEDSLETHVWCHEPAHGCRRLSRGPGRYTGVGRGGTVVLAGVTPRGSEVGVLWGTGRGTGPVPGPGPVPNTVAGSGPDAGAGTGTDAGTGTGTDAGTGTGMQDDAPYQVIASLAEEPSVAPRPRHLLLGERQLRGALFLPSWHEEGTGKLPVLLDPYGGPGVQQVERARGWPSCVSQWFAEQGFAVLVVDGRGTPNRGPAWEKAIHGDQLTPALEDQVDALRAAGERFEDLDLTRVAIRGWSFGGFLAAAAVLHHPEVFHAAVAGAPPTDQRLYDTHWKERYLGHPEEHPENYVRSSLAGHGHLLRRPLLLIHGLADDNVAAAHTLRFSAELLAAGKPHSVLPLPGATHMPADDTVNAQLLHFQRDFLLDALDVLAARVDGD, from the coding sequence ATGGACTTCCCACGCCAGTTCGCCCGCAGCCGCCGCTTCTCGCTCGGAGTGCCGCGGCATTTCACCCTCTCCCCCGACGGCAGCCGGGTGCTCTTCGTCCGCACGGTCTCGGGCACCGACCCGGTCGGCCGGCTGTGGCAGTACGAGGACGGGGCGGAACGGCTGCTGGCCGATCCGGCACTGCTGGTGGGGGCCGGTACCGGGGCGGTCCCCGAGGAGGAGCGGCTACGCCGGGAGCGCGCCCGTGAGCGGTCCGTGGGTGTGGTGTCGTACGCGACCGACAGCGCCGCCCGTGTTGTGGCGTTCGCGCTGTCCGGAGCCCTGTGGGCGGTGCGCACCGACGGTGGCGCACCGTTCTCCGTCCCGGCGGCAGGTCCGGTGGTCGACCCGCGCCCCTCCCCCGACGGGCGGCTCATCGCCTATGTGAGCCGCCGCTGTTTCCACGTGGTCGATCTGAACGGCGCCGACCGCCGGCTGGCCGCCGCGGAGGGCCCGGACGTCTCCTACGGACTCGCCGAATATGTGGCCGCCGAGTCCATGCACCGGATGCGTGGCTACTGGTGGGCGCCGGACAGCCGGCACGTCCTGGTGGCCAGGGTCGACACCAGCCCCGTCCAGCGGCGTTATATCGGCGATCCGGCTGATCCGACGAAGGCGCCGCGGGCGATTCCGTATCCGGCGGCCGGCACGCCGAATGCCGAGGTCACCCTGCAGATCCTCTCCCTGGAGGGGGAACGGGTCGACGTGGAGTGGGACCGCACGGCGTACGAGTACCTGGTGGACGCCGGCTGGGATGCACACGGTCCCTACCTCGCCGTCCAGAGCCGCGACCAGCGGAGCGTGCGCACGCTCTCGGTCGATCCGGCGACCGGTGCCACCGCAGTGCTGCATGAGCGGACCGATCCGGCATGGGTGGAGCTCGTTGACGGCACCCCGGCCCGTACGGCATCGGGCGCCTTGGTGCTCCCCGAGGACGACGGCGACACCCGGTACCTGACCGTCGGCGGCCAACGGGTCACCCCGGAGGGGCTGCAGCTGTGCGCAGTCCTCGGGGTCGAGGGCGAACGGGTGCTGTTCACCGCGAGCGAGGATTCCCTGGAGACCCATGTCTGGTGCCATGAGCCCGCCCACGGCTGCCGCCGGCTGAGCCGCGGCCCCGGCAGGTACACCGGTGTGGGGCGAGGTGGCACGGTGGTCCTGGCGGGAGTGACGCCGCGGGGTAGCGAAGTCGGTGTGCTGTGGGGAACGGGGCGGGGGACGGGACCGGTGCCGGGGCCAGGACCGGTGCCCAACACGGTCGCAGGATCGGGGCCGGACGCGGGCGCAGGGACGGGGACAGACGCGGGCACAGGGACCGGGACGGACGCGGGCACAGGGACCGGGATGCAGGACGACGCACCCTATCAGGTCATCGCCTCGCTCGCCGAAGAGCCCTCGGTCGCTCCACGTCCTCGCCATCTCCTCCTCGGGGAACGGCAGTTGCGTGGCGCGCTCTTTCTGCCGTCGTGGCATGAGGAGGGCACCGGGAAGCTGCCGGTGCTCCTCGACCCGTACGGCGGCCCCGGCGTGCAGCAAGTGGAACGGGCCCGCGGATGGCCCAGCTGTGTGTCGCAGTGGTTCGCCGAGCAGGGGTTCGCGGTGCTGGTGGTCGACGGGCGCGGGACACCGAATCGCGGCCCGGCCTGGGAAAAGGCTATACACGGCGACCAGCTCACGCCCGCGCTGGAGGACCAGGTGGACGCGCTGCGGGCAGCCGGGGAGCGCTTCGAAGACCTGGACCTGACGCGGGTGGCGATCCGCGGCTGGTCGTTCGGCGGATTCCTCGCCGCGGCCGCGGTGCTGCACCACCCCGAGGTCTTCCACGCGGCGGTCGCCGGCGCCCCGCCCACCGACCAGCGCCTGTACGACACCCACTGGAAGGAACGGTATCTGGGCCACCCGGAGGAGCACCCGGAGAATTATGTGCGCTCCTCACTGGCCGGCCACGGCCATCTGCTGCGCCGCCCCCTGCTGCTGATCCATGGGCTCGCGGACGACAATGTGGCCGCCGCGCACACCCTGCGCTTCTCGGCGGAACTGCTCGCGGCGGGCAAACCCCACAGTGTGCTCCCGCTCCCCGGCGCCACCCATATGCCGGCCGACGACACGGTCAACGCGCAGCTGCTCCACTTCCAGCGGGACTTCCTGCTGGATGCGCTGGATGTGCTGGCGGCGCGCGTCGACGGGGACTGA
- a CDS encoding trypsin-like serine protease, with protein sequence MVRRVRVLLLTALLLVTGVVMLPTPATAVIGGSTSTYGPWAVRMLVDGKPTCTGTAVTHEWIISASHCFFEQAQPIADRRISFRAGNLDMRKGTTVHPVPGRRVGSAHADMMLIKVPPMNIRTAPLATAPVHPGQAVRQYGWGATCTGDENTCQSPVLKQSDLRVVRPDDPRCEGYTAPGGSDFCMEKVSGIPAGGDSGGPVMSIAPPGTETLLGVFDGSDREHIAEAGEISQQLAWIHSVTRR encoded by the coding sequence ATGGTGCGTCGAGTTCGTGTGCTGCTGCTGACCGCCTTACTGCTGGTGACGGGAGTGGTGATGCTGCCCACGCCGGCCACCGCCGTCATCGGCGGATCGACGAGCACCTACGGCCCATGGGCGGTGCGCATGCTCGTCGACGGCAAACCGACGTGCACCGGCACGGCGGTCACACACGAGTGGATCATCAGCGCCTCGCACTGCTTCTTCGAGCAGGCACAGCCGATCGCCGACAGGCGGATCTCGTTCCGGGCCGGCAACCTCGATATGCGGAAGGGCACCACCGTCCATCCGGTGCCCGGTCGGCGCGTCGGAAGCGCGCACGCCGACATGATGCTCATCAAAGTCCCGCCGATGAACATCCGCACGGCGCCTTTGGCCACGGCCCCGGTCCACCCCGGCCAGGCCGTGCGCCAGTACGGGTGGGGTGCCACCTGCACCGGGGACGAGAACACCTGCCAGTCCCCCGTACTCAAGCAGTCGGACCTGCGCGTCGTACGGCCCGACGACCCCCGGTGCGAGGGCTACACCGCACCGGGCGGCTCGGACTTCTGCATGGAAAAGGTGTCCGGGATTCCCGCCGGCGGCGACTCCGGAGGCCCGGTGATGAGCATCGCCCCGCCCGGGACCGAAACACTCCTCGGCGTCTTTGACGGCTCCGACCGGGAGCACATCGCCGAAGCCGGCGAGATCTCCCAGCAACTCGCCTGGATCCACTCGGTCACCCGGCGCTAG
- a CDS encoding isochorismatase family protein has protein sequence MSSDAAQLIEQLDPAATVLLTVECQRGVVGPDSALPELADAARESGALARVARLVAAAHDTGVQVLHAVAERRPDGRGASHNARLFRAAERLPVQQLTGSTAVRIADPIPVSENDLVVRRLHGLSPVAGTEVDALLRNFGCRTLVVTGVSANVAIPNAVFDAVNLGYTAVVPADAIAGVPADYTTAMVRNTLALVATVTSTDDVLAIWRGLRGGR, from the coding sequence ATGTCTTCGGACGCTGCACAGCTCATTGAGCAACTGGACCCGGCCGCCACGGTGCTGCTCACCGTCGAGTGCCAGCGCGGCGTGGTCGGCCCGGACAGCGCGCTGCCCGAACTGGCGGACGCGGCCCGCGAGTCGGGTGCGCTGGCGCGAGTGGCCCGGCTGGTGGCGGCTGCCCACGACACCGGCGTCCAGGTGCTGCATGCCGTGGCGGAACGCCGTCCCGACGGCCGCGGCGCCAGCCACAACGCCCGCCTCTTCCGGGCGGCCGAACGGCTGCCCGTCCAGCAGCTCACCGGATCCACCGCTGTACGTATCGCCGATCCGATACCCGTCTCGGAGAACGATCTGGTGGTGCGCAGGCTGCACGGCCTTTCGCCGGTCGCCGGCACCGAAGTGGATGCGCTGCTGCGTAACTTCGGGTGCCGGACGCTCGTCGTCACCGGGGTGTCGGCGAATGTGGCGATTCCGAATGCCGTGTTCGATGCGGTCAACCTGGGCTACACGGCCGTGGTGCCCGCGGACGCCATCGCGGGGGTGCCCGCCGACTACACCACCGCGATGGTCCGCAACACCCTCGCTCTGGTCGCCACCGTCACCAGCACCGATGATGTCCTGGCCATATGGCGAGGACTGCGTGGTGGCCGCTGA
- a CDS encoding LysR family transcriptional regulator produces the protein MLNLDRLRTLSAVARHGSVSAAADGLHVTTSAVSQQIAKLERETGQQLLAKNGRGVRLTDAGRLLADHATRILSQVELAQAELEAHRGQAVGDLRLGAFPTAARGLFPAALVALRAEHPQLRARLTELEPDASVRGVVRGDIDLAVVLDWYNRPQSLPEGLAKAPLLDDPADVAMPSTHPLAGRRSVELEEFADDEWISWPQGEFCHEWLMFTLRSKGIEPQIAHMAEEHHTQLALIAAGLGVAVAPRLGRGPVPDGVSVVPVRHTMRRHVYAIWRADADRRPSIRAAVGALRAAGRDVEAR, from the coding sequence ATGTTGAACCTTGATCGCCTACGGACGCTGAGTGCGGTCGCCCGGCATGGCTCGGTGAGCGCGGCCGCCGACGGACTCCATGTGACGACCTCTGCCGTCTCGCAGCAGATCGCCAAACTCGAGCGGGAGACCGGACAGCAACTGCTGGCGAAGAACGGGCGCGGGGTCCGGCTGACCGACGCCGGACGGCTGCTCGCCGACCATGCGACGCGCATCCTCTCCCAGGTCGAGCTGGCCCAGGCCGAACTGGAAGCGCATCGTGGCCAGGCGGTGGGCGACCTGCGGCTGGGCGCATTTCCCACCGCGGCACGGGGGCTCTTCCCCGCCGCGCTGGTTGCCCTCCGGGCCGAGCACCCGCAGCTACGGGCGCGGCTGACGGAACTGGAACCGGACGCCTCGGTGCGCGGGGTGGTGCGCGGCGATATCGATCTGGCCGTCGTTCTCGACTGGTACAACCGGCCGCAGTCGCTGCCCGAAGGGCTGGCGAAGGCCCCGCTCCTGGACGATCCGGCCGATGTGGCGATGCCGTCCACCCATCCGCTCGCCGGACGCCGGTCCGTGGAGCTGGAGGAATTCGCGGACGATGAGTGGATCTCCTGGCCGCAGGGGGAGTTCTGCCATGAGTGGCTGATGTTCACGCTGCGCAGCAAGGGCATCGAACCGCAAATCGCGCACATGGCCGAGGAGCACCACACTCAGCTTGCCTTGATCGCCGCCGGGCTGGGCGTCGCGGTGGCTCCTCGCCTCGGCCGTGGGCCGGTACCGGACGGGGTGAGTGTGGTACCCGTCCGCCATACGATGCGCCGTCATGTCTATGCCATCTGGCGCGCGGACGCCGACCGTAGGCCCTCGATCCGCGCGGCCGTGGGAGCGCTCCGCGCAGCCGGGAGGGACGTGGAGGCCCGCTGA
- a CDS encoding Rieske (2Fe-2S) protein, which translates to MARQAASQQTETEATIATEETGQAVAGRGAARRTVVAAVGAAGLTAALAACGGSMADEGSGDSKAEGGGKAGSSGASGGDAAGGGGGAILAKTSEIPKGGGKIFKADKVVVTQPQDGDIKAFSAICTHAGCVVGEVSGGTINCMCHGSKFDITDGSVKKGPATKGLAPAKVNVKDGSVALG; encoded by the coding sequence ATGGCTCGACAGGCAGCGTCGCAGCAGACGGAGACCGAGGCGACGATCGCGACGGAGGAGACCGGCCAGGCGGTGGCAGGTCGCGGGGCGGCGCGGCGAACCGTCGTCGCGGCGGTCGGCGCGGCCGGGCTGACGGCGGCGCTCGCGGCCTGCGGAGGCAGCATGGCGGACGAGGGGAGCGGCGATTCCAAGGCCGAGGGCGGCGGCAAGGCCGGCAGCTCGGGGGCGAGCGGTGGTGACGCCGCCGGTGGGGGCGGCGGCGCCATCCTCGCCAAGACGTCGGAGATCCCCAAGGGCGGCGGCAAGATCTTCAAAGCCGACAAGGTCGTCGTCACTCAGCCGCAGGACGGCGATATCAAGGCGTTCTCCGCGATCTGCACCCACGCCGGCTGCGTCGTCGGCGAGGTCTCCGGCGGCACCATCAACTGCATGTGCCACGGCAGCAAGTTCGACATCACCGATGGCAGCGTGAAGAAGGGCCCCGCCACGAAGGGGCTGGCCCCGGCCAAGGTGAACGTCAAGGACGGCTCGGTCGCCCTCGGCTGA
- a CDS encoding acyl-CoA synthetase — protein sequence MNVLFPALRDAPPTPALRFGDRTLSYRQLASVAGVVAERIAGETRIAVWATPTLETSVGVVGALLAGVAVVPLNPKIGAYELAHIVADSAPSLVLAEPGADLPEPLAALPRVDIEAAQPPEDAVPGLLPNEPGDEAPALIVYTSGTTGPPKGVVLPRRAIAHTLDALEDAWQWTADDVLVHALPLFHVHGLILGILGPLRRGGCVHHLGRFSTDAVARELSADGTMLFGVPTMYHRLAAEAGRDPALAKALSRARLLVSGSAALPLTDHERIAAASGRRVIERYGMTETLMNTSVRADGPDATGTVGVPLPGVYVRLVDDAGRAIEGNDGETVGEIQVRGPNLFVEYLNRPDATAAAFDGGWFRTGDMAIRDGAGNYRIVGRKATDLIKSGGYKIGAGEIENALLAHPGVAEAAVTGAPDEDLGERIVAWVVAETGPDAGPAPSGQELADHVAHQLAPHKRPRTVHFLDALPRNDMGKILKRELRA from the coding sequence GTGAACGTGCTCTTCCCCGCGCTGCGCGACGCTCCGCCCACACCCGCGCTGCGCTTCGGCGACCGCACCCTCAGCTATCGCCAACTGGCGTCGGTGGCGGGCGTGGTCGCCGAGCGGATCGCCGGTGAGACCCGTATCGCCGTGTGGGCGACGCCGACACTGGAGACCTCGGTCGGTGTGGTGGGCGCGCTGCTCGCCGGAGTGGCCGTGGTGCCGCTGAATCCGAAGATCGGCGCATACGAGCTGGCGCATATCGTGGCCGACAGTGCGCCGTCGCTCGTCCTTGCCGAACCGGGCGCCGACCTGCCCGAGCCGCTCGCCGCATTGCCCCGCGTCGACATCGAGGCAGCCCAGCCGCCGGAGGACGCCGTTCCGGGCCTGCTGCCGAACGAACCGGGCGACGAGGCACCGGCCCTCATCGTCTACACCTCCGGCACGACCGGCCCGCCCAAGGGCGTTGTCCTCCCCCGGCGCGCCATTGCGCACACGCTCGACGCCCTGGAGGACGCCTGGCAGTGGACCGCCGACGACGTCCTCGTTCACGCCCTGCCGCTCTTCCATGTCCACGGCCTGATCCTCGGCATCCTGGGACCGCTGCGCCGCGGTGGCTGCGTCCATCACCTGGGGCGCTTCAGCACCGACGCGGTGGCCCGTGAGCTCTCCGCGGACGGCACCATGCTGTTCGGCGTGCCGACGATGTATCACCGCCTGGCCGCCGAGGCCGGCCGTGACCCCGCGCTCGCCAAGGCGCTCTCCCGTGCCCGGCTGCTGGTCTCCGGCTCGGCCGCTCTGCCACTGACCGATCATGAGCGGATCGCGGCGGCCTCCGGCCGACGGGTGATCGAGCGCTACGGCATGACGGAAACGCTCATGAACACCAGCGTGCGCGCGGACGGCCCCGATGCCACGGGCACGGTGGGGGTGCCGCTGCCGGGAGTGTACGTCCGGCTCGTCGACGACGCGGGCCGGGCCATCGAGGGGAACGACGGCGAGACGGTGGGCGAGATCCAGGTCCGCGGGCCGAACCTCTTCGTCGAGTACCTCAACCGCCCCGATGCCACCGCCGCCGCCTTCGACGGGGGATGGTTCCGCACCGGCGACATGGCGATCCGGGACGGCGCGGGGAACTACCGCATCGTGGGCCGCAAGGCCACCGACCTGATCAAAAGCGGCGGCTACAAAATCGGCGCGGGCGAGATCGAGAATGCGCTGCTGGCACACCCCGGGGTCGCCGAGGCCGCCGTCACCGGCGCGCCGGACGAAGACCTCGGCGAGCGGATCGTCGCCTGGGTCGTGGCGGAGACCGGTCCGGACGCGGGACCGGCGCCCTCGGGCCAGGAACTCGCCGATCATGTCGCCCACCAGCTCGCGCCGCACAAGCGCCCACGCACCGTGCACTTCCTGGACGCCCTGCCGCGCAATGACATGGGCAAGATCCTGAAGCGTGAGCTCCGTGCGTAA
- a CDS encoding pyridoxamine 5'-phosphate oxidase family protein: MADTQRRGRRIMMTQGELDAFLAAQRTCRVATVGDDGAPHLGALWFVWDGTALWLYSITRSKRWAQLRRDPRLAVVVDDGHEYGELRGAELTGRADFVGEAPRTGEPCPGLAAPERLFAEKYFEMSAMPHDGRHAWLRLTPESVASWDFRKIPG; this comes from the coding sequence ATGGCCGACACACAGCGGCGCGGACGCCGGATCATGATGACGCAGGGCGAGCTCGACGCGTTCCTCGCGGCACAGCGCACCTGCCGGGTAGCAACGGTAGGTGACGACGGCGCGCCGCACCTCGGAGCCCTCTGGTTCGTCTGGGACGGCACGGCGCTGTGGCTGTATTCGATCACCCGGAGCAAGCGGTGGGCCCAGCTGCGCAGGGACCCGCGGCTCGCGGTGGTCGTCGACGACGGACACGAGTACGGCGAGCTGCGCGGGGCCGAGCTGACCGGCCGCGCGGACTTCGTCGGCGAGGCGCCGCGCACCGGCGAGCCGTGCCCTGGGCTCGCTGCCCCGGAGCGGCTTTTCGCGGAGAAATACTTCGAGATGTCGGCGATGCCGCACGACGGCCGCCATGCGTGGCTGCGCCTGACGCCGGAGTCGGTCGCGTCGTGGGACTTCCGCAAGATCCCGGGCTGA
- a CDS encoding DMT family transporter gives MSTAAGAATAASSSVTSTNSSTTTATTNATRAADGHTTAGATASARSGGLRGRTGAAAPKPTGRALGWPVRFAVLCLVWGFNFLFIKVGTQGFAPLQVTLGRVAFGALVLLIIAVLKRERLPRSPRVWAHLTVAAFFLNALPFSLFAYAELTIPSTLAGICNATSPLWGMALSVIALSEDRPSRRRVAGLGLGFLGVLTVLGAWQGFAGTDPAGTAMALGGSLSYAIGWIYVRRTLAGAPHSHLSMSSAQLLLATVQLAVVTPLFTTAPADYPVIPLLAVFALGALGTGLAFLIQYGLVAEIGPTTAQMVTYFIPVIATAAGVALLHEHLSWNTPVGALVVLAGAALTQSKPRPGAPSLPRPGSTTD, from the coding sequence ATGAGCACCGCCGCCGGCGCAGCCACCGCCGCCTCCTCCTCCGTCACCTCCACGAACTCTTCGACCACGACCGCGACCACAAACGCGACTCGCGCTGCCGACGGGCACACCACGGCAGGCGCGACCGCCTCAGCTCGCTCCGGTGGGCTTCGGGGCCGCACCGGCGCCGCGGCCCCGAAGCCCACCGGCCGGGCCCTCGGTTGGCCAGTCCGCTTCGCCGTCCTCTGCCTGGTCTGGGGCTTCAACTTTCTCTTCATCAAGGTGGGCACCCAGGGCTTCGCGCCGCTGCAGGTCACGCTGGGCCGGGTGGCGTTCGGGGCGCTGGTGCTGCTGATCATCGCCGTGCTCAAGCGGGAGCGGCTCCCCCGCTCCCCCCGCGTCTGGGCCCACCTCACCGTCGCCGCCTTCTTCCTCAACGCACTGCCGTTCTCCCTCTTCGCGTACGCCGAGCTGACCATCCCCTCCACACTGGCCGGCATCTGCAATGCCACCTCCCCGCTGTGGGGCATGGCGCTGTCGGTCATCGCGCTCTCCGAGGACCGTCCCAGCCGGCGCCGGGTCGCGGGGCTCGGCCTCGGATTCCTGGGTGTGCTCACCGTGCTCGGCGCCTGGCAGGGCTTCGCAGGTACGGATCCGGCGGGCACCGCAATGGCACTGGGCGGCTCGCTCAGCTACGCCATCGGCTGGATCTACGTGCGCCGCACCCTGGCGGGCGCCCCGCACTCCCACCTGTCCATGTCCAGTGCCCAGCTGCTGCTGGCAACCGTCCAACTCGCGGTGGTGACACCCCTGTTCACCACCGCACCGGCCGACTACCCGGTCATCCCGCTGCTCGCCGTCTTCGCCCTCGGCGCCCTGGGCACCGGCCTCGCCTTCCTCATCCAGTACGGACTGGTCGCCGAGATCGGCCCCACCACCGCACAGATGGTCACGTATTTCATCCCCGTGATCGCCACCGCCGCCGGGGTGGCCCTCCTGCACGAACACCTGAGCTGGAACACGCCCGTCGGCGCCCTTGTCGTCCTGGCCGGCGCCGCCCTCACCCAGAGCAAGCCCCGCCCGGGCGCCCCCTCACTCCCCCGGCCCGGTTCCACGACCGACTGA
- a CDS encoding beta/gamma crystallin domain-containing protein: MISRTKKAARSVAVVFAAAAAFTMTVPTGIAFAIDHVACRAGENFLKIWSHSGGRQSVDCYANRGRISFGGWWVDKISTGNNDLIYYDANGDSVKIDRWHEISFPNRPPRVSVIEIL, translated from the coding sequence GTGATCTCAAGAACGAAGAAGGCCGCGCGTTCCGTGGCCGTGGTGTTCGCCGCAGCTGCCGCGTTCACCATGACCGTGCCGACCGGCATTGCCTTCGCCATCGACCATGTCGCCTGTCGCGCTGGGGAAAACTTCCTGAAGATCTGGTCGCACAGCGGCGGGCGGCAGAGCGTGGACTGTTACGCGAACCGTGGGAGGATTTCCTTCGGCGGGTGGTGGGTCGACAAGATCTCCACGGGGAACAATGACTTGATCTACTACGACGCCAATGGCGATTCGGTGAAAATCGACCGGTGGCACGAGATCTCGTTCCCGAACCGTCCGCCGAGGGTGAGCGTCATCGAAATCCTGTGA